A genome region from Geodermatophilus bullaregiensis includes the following:
- a CDS encoding sugar phosphate isomerase/epimerase family protein translates to MVLKLGAYTACLHDRPLTEALDVLQANGLTSVEVNTGGFIPSPHCHVDLLLSSEQARRDYLETFSSRGMELTGLNCNGNPLNPLPGVGPKHADDLRRTIELAGLLGVRNVVTMSGTPGSDPDARYPSWVVNPWDGVYLDVLDYQWGIAAEFWTEIDALARAHDVRVAIEMHPHNLVFSPVTMRRLVDLVDATNVGAEMDPSHLMWQGMDVVACIRDLGPLVFHAAAKDAAITPGVDIRGVLDTSFTRVPADAPDKVPTGYGSWCAAWPEDPAWRFVAVGVGHDVGYWTEFLRALAEVDPDMAVNIEHEDAAYDRLDGLTLAAENLRAAADKV, encoded by the coding sequence ATGGTTCTGAAGCTGGGTGCCTACACCGCCTGCCTGCACGACCGCCCGCTGACCGAGGCCCTCGACGTGCTGCAGGCCAACGGCCTGACCTCCGTCGAGGTCAACACCGGCGGCTTCATCCCCTCCCCGCACTGCCACGTCGACCTGCTGCTCTCCTCCGAGCAGGCCCGGCGGGACTACCTGGAGACGTTCTCCTCCCGCGGGATGGAGCTGACCGGGCTCAACTGCAACGGCAACCCGCTCAACCCGCTGCCCGGCGTCGGCCCCAAGCACGCCGACGACCTCCGGCGCACCATCGAGCTCGCCGGTCTGCTCGGGGTGCGCAACGTCGTGACGATGTCGGGCACGCCCGGCTCGGACCCCGACGCCAGGTACCCGTCCTGGGTCGTCAACCCCTGGGACGGCGTCTACCTGGACGTCCTGGACTACCAGTGGGGCATCGCGGCGGAGTTCTGGACCGAGATCGACGCCCTGGCCCGCGCCCACGACGTCCGGGTGGCCATCGAGATGCACCCGCACAACCTGGTGTTCTCCCCGGTGACCATGCGCCGGCTGGTCGACCTCGTCGACGCGACCAACGTCGGCGCCGAGATGGACCCCTCGCACCTGATGTGGCAGGGCATGGACGTCGTCGCCTGCATCCGCGACCTCGGCCCGCTGGTGTTCCACGCGGCGGCGAAGGACGCCGCGATCACCCCGGGGGTCGACATCCGGGGCGTGCTCGACACCTCGTTCACCCGGGTGCCGGCCGACGCGCCGGACAAGGTCCCCACCGGCTACGGCTCCTGGTGCGCCGCGTGGCCGGAGGACCCGGCGTGGCGGTTCGTGGCCGTGGGGGTCGGCCACGACGTCGGGTACTGGACCGAGTTCCTGCGCGCCCTCGCCGAGGTCGACCCGGACATGGCGGTGAACATCGAGCACGAGGACGCCGCCTACGACCGCCTCGACGGCCTCACCCTCGCCGCCGAGAACCTCCGGGCGGCCGCGGACAAGGTGTAG
- a CDS encoding lipase family alpha/beta hydrolase yields MRTDEATAVSRLAGLVLSGGTTRISELHAGIAARAFAGVGPAARPVQVVHDTVSSLTYRTVGAALGAGASAVGMLASRQVNGRPLEDTPAARVALAILNGAHGDLLDRETPALATTMTLRQAGRAVPVEADAIRAAFLDPSGRLAVFLHGLTETEGAWCYKSERHHGRPGVTYGTLLEQDHGLTPVFLRYNTGLHVSDNGRRLADLLDALVEAWPVPVQDLVLIGHSMGGLVARSALHQAGGGTGAARPWTRLVRDSITLGTPHLGAPLERGAHALTHTLARLPETRPLATLLAARSVGIKDLRRGTLVEDDWSGRDLDARTPGQHTHVPLHDGARHFVVLGTLAADPAARTADLLGDLLVPPRSAAGDSGDDDRLAFPPDHVHRLGRLHHFDLLNHPQVYDRIRHWLETRPEGPRPSAPAGA; encoded by the coding sequence ATGCGCACCGACGAAGCCACTGCCGTCTCCCGCCTCGCAGGCCTCGTGCTGAGCGGCGGGACCACCCGGATCTCCGAGCTGCACGCCGGCATCGCCGCACGCGCGTTCGCCGGCGTCGGCCCGGCCGCCCGACCGGTCCAGGTCGTCCACGACACCGTGTCCTCGCTGACCTACCGCACCGTCGGAGCCGCCCTCGGCGCCGGCGCCTCCGCCGTGGGCATGCTCGCCTCGCGGCAGGTGAACGGCCGCCCCCTCGAGGACACCCCGGCCGCCCGCGTCGCGCTGGCCATCCTCAACGGCGCCCACGGCGACCTGCTCGACCGTGAGACCCCGGCTCTGGCCACCACGATGACCCTTAGGCAGGCCGGACGGGCCGTCCCCGTTGAGGCCGATGCGATCCGGGCCGCCTTCCTGGACCCGTCCGGCCGGCTCGCCGTGTTCCTGCACGGGCTGACCGAGACCGAGGGCGCCTGGTGCTACAAGTCCGAGCGCCACCACGGGCGGCCGGGTGTCACCTACGGGACCTTGCTCGAGCAGGATCACGGCCTCACTCCGGTGTTCTTGCGCTACAACACCGGCCTGCACGTCTCCGACAACGGCCGCCGGCTGGCCGACCTGCTCGACGCGCTGGTCGAGGCCTGGCCGGTCCCCGTGCAGGACCTCGTCCTCATCGGCCACTCGATGGGCGGCCTCGTCGCCCGCAGCGCTCTGCACCAGGCCGGCGGGGGCACCGGCGCCGCTCGCCCGTGGACCCGACTGGTGCGCGACTCGATCACCCTGGGCACCCCGCACCTCGGCGCGCCGCTGGAGCGCGGGGCCCACGCCCTCACCCACACCCTGGCCCGGCTGCCCGAGACTCGTCCCCTGGCCACGCTGCTGGCCGCCCGCAGTGTCGGCATCAAGGACCTGCGCCGCGGCACGCTGGTCGAGGACGACTGGTCCGGCCGGGACCTCGACGCCCGCACGCCCGGCCAGCACACGCACGTGCCGCTGCACGACGGCGCCCGGCACTTCGTCGTGCTGGGCACCCTGGCCGCCGACCCCGCGGCGCGGACGGCCGACCTGCTCGGCGACCTGCTCGTGCCGCCCCGCAGCGCCGCCGGCGACTCCGGCGACGACGACCGGCTCGCCTTTCCGCCCGACCACGTGCACCGGCTCGGCCGGCTGCACCACTTCGACTTGCTCAACCACCCGCAGGTCTACGACCGGATCCGCCACTGGCTGGAGACCCGACCGGAGGGCCCGCGCCCCTCGGCGCCCGCCGGCGCGTAA
- a CDS encoding acyl-CoA dehydrogenase family protein, with the protein MTAGSSRPDDPSTDERGTGPRTWPDRRSTRTASQPGSPSSAGSPAGGAGSSPSTPRRGRHHRLRHPRGHPGGQHGDGDRGRPSRRPAPRSRPQKAGWWPSRTRSGAAWNAGGCQMGALEAAPAYAEERVQTGRPIAGFQLIQDLIARMAGNVTASLGMAVRVARSQGEAASTTTTPPWPRTSSPVAAGRPSPARDLFGGNGILLDRDVIRYSTTPRPCTPTRAPGRSTIPLVGRALPGHSALV; encoded by the coding sequence ATGACCGCCGGGTCGTCCCGCCCGGACGACCCGTCCACCGACGAACGAGGAACCGGACCGAGGACATGGCCGGACCGCCGTTCCACCCGGACCGCGTCGCAACCCGGGTCGCCGTCATCAGCGGGGTCGCCCGCGGGCGGGGCCGGCAGTTCGCCGTCGACGCCACGGAGAGGGCGACATCATCGGCTTCGACATCCGCGAGGACATCCCGGAGGCCAGCACGGCGATGGCGACCGAGGCCGACCGTCGAGGAGACCCGCACCGCGGTCGAGGCCGCAGAAGGCCGGATGGTGGCCGAGCCGGACCCGCAGCGGCGCCGCGTGGAACGCGGGCGGCTGCCAGATGGGCGCCTTGGAGGCCGCGCCGGCCTACGCCGAGGAGCGGGTGCAGACCGGCCGGCCGATCGCCGGGTTCCAGTTGATCCAGGACCTCATCGCCCGCATGGCCGGCAACGTCACGGCCAGCCTCGGCATGGCCGTGCGCGTGGCCCGGTCTCAGGGGGAAGCCGCCTCCACGACGACCACGCCGCCCTGGCCAAGAACTTCGTCACCAGTCGCGGCCGGGAGACCGTCGCCTGCGCGGGACCTGTTCGGCGGCAACGGCATCCTGCTCGACCGCGACGTCATCCGGTACTCAACGACGCCAAGGCCCTGCACTCCCACGAGGGCACCCGGGAGATCGACCATCCCACTCGTCGGCCGTGCGTTGCCCGGGCACAGCGCCCTCGTGTGA
- a CDS encoding FUSC family protein, translating into MTAATVAAYLVAQLAGLHEPPPLIAALTALLVVQATLSSTLVNGVQRVLSVVAGVALAAVFVAVVGLTWWSLGALVAAAILVGQLLRLGPHLVEVPISAMLVLGVGAVGAESVGGDRVLETLIGAAVGMLVNVLFPPAVQTRHAVRSVERFADEIAALLDDAAAALVTGPVTPEQSTRWLQDARRLNRHVPRLDRALAHAEESRRLNVRALRSCWATTDVRAGLDALEYTSVSLRTLFRAVDDATRERTGVRDDAGYAATVQHTTASLLHRMGSVVCEFGRILTAGPGDARRAGEDRLAASRAALASGRALVADLLVGDPRSRSGLWELNSALLTTVDRMLDELGPEPSEVAVVV; encoded by the coding sequence ATGACCGCAGCGACGGTGGCCGCCTACCTCGTCGCCCAACTCGCCGGGTTGCACGAGCCACCACCGCTCATCGCGGCGCTCACCGCGCTGCTCGTCGTGCAGGCCACGCTCAGCAGCACCCTGGTCAACGGGGTCCAGCGGGTGCTGAGCGTGGTCGCCGGCGTGGCGCTCGCGGCGGTGTTCGTCGCCGTGGTGGGGCTCACCTGGTGGAGCCTCGGTGCGCTCGTCGCGGCCGCCATCCTCGTCGGCCAGCTCCTCCGGCTGGGACCGCACCTGGTAGAGGTGCCGATCAGCGCGATGCTGGTACTCGGGGTGGGCGCCGTGGGCGCGGAGTCCGTCGGTGGCGACCGGGTCCTGGAGACGCTCATCGGCGCGGCGGTGGGCATGCTCGTCAACGTGCTGTTCCCGCCGGCCGTGCAGACCCGGCACGCGGTCCGGTCGGTCGAGCGGTTCGCCGACGAGATCGCCGCGCTCCTCGATGACGCGGCCGCGGCCCTCGTCACCGGGCCCGTGACCCCGGAGCAGTCCACGCGCTGGCTGCAGGACGCCCGGCGTCTCAACCGGCACGTCCCCCGGCTGGACCGGGCACTCGCCCACGCGGAGGAGAGCCGCCGGCTCAACGTGCGCGCACTCCGGTCCTGCTGGGCGACCACCGACGTGCGTGCCGGGTTGGACGCCCTCGAGTACACGTCGGTCTCCCTGCGCACGCTGTTCCGCGCGGTGGACGACGCTACCCGGGAGCGCACCGGGGTCCGGGACGACGCCGGCTACGCCGCCACCGTCCAGCACACCACCGCCAGCCTCCTGCACCGCATGGGCAGCGTGGTCTGCGAGTTCGGCCGGATCCTCACGGCGGGGCCGGGGGACGCCCGGCGCGCCGGGGAGGACCGGCTGGCCGCGTCCCGCGCGGCGCTGGCCAGCGGCCGGGCGCTGGTGGCCGACCTGCTCGTCGGTGACCCCCGCAGCCGATCGGGGCTGTGGGAGCTCAACTCCGCACTGCTCACAACCGTCGACCGCATGCTCGACGAGCTCGGCCCGGAACCGTCGGAGGTCGCCGTTGTGGTCTAG
- a CDS encoding SDR family NAD(P)-dependent oxidoreductase, with protein MATPGRADRDGAPVAVVTGAGSGIGRATALRLAADGYRVTLVGRRRPALEETADLIGTPDPLVTVCDVTDAGAVTAMVAATDRAFGRIDVVVNNAGISLTSAFDRVTLTAWREVMAVDVESVVLVTQAALPFLLERGGSVVNVASVAGLGGDPGMTGYNAAKGALVNLTRSLAVELAARGVRVNAVAPSLTSTDATADIPAEDVAEFLRRIPMGRAAEPAEVADVISFLAGQDARFVTGVVLPVDGGLRAGSGQPPHR; from the coding sequence GTGGCCACGCCAGGGCGGGCGGACCGCGACGGGGCTCCCGTCGCGGTCGTCACCGGCGCCGGTTCGGGGATCGGCCGGGCGACCGCGCTGCGGCTGGCCGCGGACGGGTACCGGGTCACCCTGGTCGGTCGCCGCCGGCCGGCGCTGGAGGAGACCGCCGACCTCATCGGTACCCCTGACCCGCTGGTCACCGTCTGCGACGTCACCGACGCCGGTGCGGTCACCGCCATGGTCGCCGCCACCGACCGCGCGTTCGGGCGCATCGACGTCGTGGTGAACAACGCCGGGATCTCGCTCACCTCGGCGTTCGACCGGGTGACCTTGACCGCCTGGCGTGAGGTGATGGCCGTCGACGTGGAGTCGGTCGTGCTGGTCACCCAGGCCGCGCTGCCGTTCCTCCTGGAGCGCGGCGGGAGCGTCGTCAACGTCGCGTCGGTCGCGGGCCTCGGCGGCGACCCGGGCATGACCGGTTACAACGCGGCCAAGGGTGCGCTGGTCAACCTGACCCGGTCACTGGCGGTCGAACTCGCCGCGCGGGGGGTGCGGGTCAACGCCGTCGCCCCGTCACTGACCTCGACCGACGCAACCGCGGACATCCCGGCCGAGGACGTCGCGGAGTTCCTCCGGCGCATCCCCATGGGACGAGCCGCCGAACCCGCCGAGGTCGCCGACGTCATCTCCTTCCTGGCCGGCCAGGACGCCCGGTTCGTCACCGGAGTGGTCCTCCCGGTCGACGGAGGGCTCCGGGCCGGCAGCGGCCAACCCCCGCACCGATGA
- a CDS encoding Gfo/Idh/MocA family protein: MSAPPVRIGLVGYGKGGRLFHAPLIRHAQGCMLGGIVVRSPERRAALAADFPDVPVAATLAELAETGVDAVVVTTPLDSHLPLVREAVELGLPVVCDKPFAPDATMARETVLAAEHAGVLLTVYQNRRWDADFRTVQQVVTAGALGEVLLFESRMEQPPQPEGLPVTGGGALLDLGSHAMDQAMHLFGPVRSVYAEVRMAPGGDGFDERFFVALRHDGGVTSHVTGNWARQGEVGSRFRVDGAHATLIVPDDDGQTARLTASRTPETEGAAWGTVPESRWGAVHRGGVAVPVPSQRGDWSAFYTGFARAVRGDGPPPVDPWDAVTSLEVLDAARASAATGQVLEPGATGRRTTAPVDPSRASVGSALEGDRPS; this comes from the coding sequence ATGAGCGCGCCACCCGTGCGGATCGGCCTGGTCGGCTACGGCAAGGGTGGCCGCCTCTTCCACGCTCCGCTCATCCGGCACGCTCAGGGCTGCATGCTCGGCGGCATCGTGGTCCGGTCGCCGGAACGGCGCGCCGCCCTGGCTGCCGACTTCCCCGACGTCCCGGTCGCAGCCACCCTTGCCGAGCTGGCCGAGACCGGCGTGGACGCGGTCGTGGTCACCACACCGCTGGACTCCCACCTGCCGCTCGTGCGCGAGGCGGTGGAGCTCGGGCTGCCAGTCGTGTGCGACAAACCCTTCGCCCCCGACGCAACGATGGCGCGGGAGACCGTGCTCGCCGCCGAGCACGCCGGTGTCCTGCTGACGGTCTACCAGAACCGGCGGTGGGACGCGGACTTCCGGACCGTCCAGCAGGTCGTCACCGCCGGCGCGCTCGGTGAGGTGCTGCTCTTCGAGTCCCGGATGGAGCAGCCGCCGCAGCCGGAGGGCCTCCCGGTCACCGGCGGCGGCGCGCTGCTGGACCTGGGCAGCCACGCGATGGACCAGGCCATGCACCTCTTCGGCCCGGTCCGATCGGTCTACGCCGAGGTCCGCATGGCGCCGGGTGGAGACGGGTTCGACGAGAGGTTCTTCGTGGCTCTGCGGCACGACGGCGGGGTGACCTCGCACGTGACGGGCAACTGGGCGCGGCAGGGCGAGGTCGGCTCGCGCTTCCGGGTCGACGGCGCTCACGCCACCCTGATCGTCCCCGACGACGACGGGCAGACCGCGCGGTTGACCGCCAGCCGGACACCCGAGACGGAGGGAGCCGCGTGGGGCACGGTCCCCGAGAGCCGGTGGGGCGCTGTCCACCGCGGCGGCGTCGCCGTCCCCGTGCCCTCGCAGCGAGGCGACTGGAGCGCCTTCTACACCGGTTTCGCCCGCGCCGTCCGAGGGGACGGACCGCCCCCGGTCGACCCCTGGGACGCCGTCACCAGCCTCGAGGTGCTCGATGCCGCACGGGCCAGCGCGGCTACAGGTCAGGTACTCGAGCCCGGTGCCACCGGCCGAAGAACGACGGCGCCTGTGGATCCGTCGAGAGCCTCCGTCGGGTCGGCCCTGGAGGGCGATCGCCCGTCGTAG
- a CDS encoding sugar porter family MFS transporter produces the protein MSIHSSRGTSTGVQRSPAHNRFLVKLTVISTLGGLLFGYDTGVISGALLYMRDDLALTPFTEAVVVSSLLFPGAAFGALLGGKLADAFGRKGSLLVCAGLFLTGALITAVAPNVAIMTTGRILLGFGVGAAAVTCPLYLAEMAPADRRGRMVTINELMIVTGQFLAFAMNALLDAVIEDANVWRWMLGVATVPAVALFVGMFFLPDSPRWYAVRGRLPETRRVLGLSRDPAEAAEEYNVIAEHAKRDVNEDKGAALRDLRAFPWMRRILWIGCGLATVQQATGINTVNYYAPTILESTGLGASASLILTITVGVVGIIGTILGIVLIGRINRRPLLLTGFTGVAAGHGVLALSFLLPGSGFRSYLILAAMLFVVFFVQTFIGTLVWLLLSEIFPMTIRGFAMGIAVFVLWTVNAAISFAFPPLVATLGASLTFGLFALVNVGSLTFVMKFAPETRGRSLEELEDDFRTHHPAEVREAPVGVHGG, from the coding sequence ATGTCGATCCACTCGTCCCGCGGGACGTCCACCGGAGTGCAGCGATCGCCCGCGCACAACAGGTTCCTGGTCAAGCTGACGGTGATCTCCACCCTCGGAGGTCTGCTGTTCGGCTACGACACCGGGGTCATCTCCGGCGCGTTGCTGTACATGCGCGACGACCTCGCCCTGACCCCCTTCACCGAGGCGGTCGTGGTCAGCTCCCTGCTGTTCCCCGGTGCCGCGTTCGGAGCGTTGCTCGGCGGGAAGCTGGCCGACGCGTTCGGCCGCAAGGGCAGCCTGCTCGTCTGTGCCGGGCTCTTCCTGACCGGAGCGCTGATCACGGCCGTGGCGCCGAACGTCGCGATCATGACCACCGGCCGGATCCTCCTCGGCTTCGGCGTGGGCGCCGCGGCGGTGACCTGCCCGCTGTACCTCGCGGAGATGGCGCCGGCCGATCGTCGCGGCCGCATGGTCACCATCAACGAGCTCATGATCGTGACCGGGCAGTTCCTGGCCTTCGCCATGAACGCGCTGCTGGACGCCGTGATCGAGGACGCCAACGTCTGGCGCTGGATGCTCGGTGTGGCCACGGTGCCGGCGGTCGCGTTGTTCGTGGGGATGTTCTTCCTGCCGGACTCGCCGCGCTGGTACGCCGTGCGGGGGCGGCTCCCCGAGACCCGGCGCGTCCTGGGCCTGAGCCGGGACCCGGCCGAGGCGGCCGAGGAGTACAACGTCATCGCCGAGCACGCCAAGCGTGACGTCAACGAGGACAAGGGCGCAGCCCTGCGGGACCTGCGCGCCTTCCCGTGGATGCGCCGGATCCTGTGGATCGGCTGCGGCCTGGCGACGGTGCAGCAGGCCACCGGCATCAACACGGTGAACTACTACGCACCGACCATCCTCGAGTCCACCGGGCTGGGCGCGAGCGCGTCGCTGATCCTGACCATCACGGTCGGCGTCGTGGGCATCATCGGCACGATCCTGGGGATCGTGCTCATCGGCCGCATCAACCGCCGGCCGCTGTTGCTCACCGGGTTCACCGGGGTTGCCGCCGGCCACGGGGTCCTGGCGCTGTCCTTCCTGCTGCCGGGGTCGGGGTTCCGGAGCTACCTGATCCTCGCCGCGATGCTGTTCGTCGTCTTCTTCGTGCAGACGTTCATCGGCACGCTGGTGTGGCTGCTGCTCTCGGAGATCTTCCCCATGACCATCCGCGGCTTCGCGATGGGCATCGCCGTCTTCGTCCTGTGGACGGTGAACGCGGCCATCTCGTTCGCCTTCCCGCCGCTGGTGGCGACCCTGGGTGCGAGCCTGACCTTCGGGTTGTTCGCGCTGGTGAACGTCGGCTCGCTCACCTTCGTCATGAAGTTCGCGCCGGAGACCCGGGGCCGCTCGCTCGAGGAGCTCGAGGACGACTTCCGGACCCACCACCCGGCCGAGGTCCGCGAGGCCCCGGTCGGCGTCCACGGCGGCTGA
- a CDS encoding LacI family DNA-binding transcriptional regulator yields MATHAGVSRALVSIVVRGVAGASAETRQRVLQAAADLDYRPDARARLLASGHSRLLGVVFGMSGRFHLELLDGLYAAAESAGYELILSALTPSRDERRAVETLLDFRCEAVILVGIGVGAPVLAGRLPVVVIGWNVDNSAVDVIRTSDAEGMRLAVDHLADLGHRRILHVDGGVGPVSNSRRRAYRAAMRRRGLLDHVRVVGGGINQEDGSAAARLLLDEPSLPRAVIAYNDDVAAGLLETLSRAGVRIPHDVSIIGWDDSSLSRLPHLNLTTVRQDAAQMTRLAIERSAARLGAQSIGERELVLSPTLTLRGSTGPVTA; encoded by the coding sequence GTGGCCACCCACGCCGGCGTGTCCCGCGCCCTCGTCTCGATCGTGGTGCGCGGGGTGGCCGGCGCCAGCGCCGAGACGCGTCAGCGGGTGCTGCAGGCCGCAGCCGACCTCGACTACCGGCCCGACGCCCGGGCGCGCCTCCTGGCGAGCGGCCACTCCCGGTTGCTGGGCGTGGTCTTCGGCATGTCCGGCCGGTTCCACCTGGAGTTGCTCGACGGGCTGTACGCGGCCGCGGAAAGCGCCGGGTACGAGCTGATCCTGAGCGCCCTGACCCCCAGCCGGGATGAACGGCGAGCCGTCGAGACCCTCCTTGACTTCCGATGCGAGGCGGTCATCCTGGTCGGGATCGGCGTCGGCGCCCCTGTCCTCGCCGGTCGTCTCCCCGTCGTCGTGATCGGCTGGAACGTGGACAACTCGGCCGTCGACGTGATCCGGACGTCCGATGCCGAGGGGATGCGGCTGGCGGTCGACCACCTGGCCGACCTCGGGCACCGTCGCATCCTGCACGTCGACGGCGGTGTCGGGCCGGTCTCGAACTCTCGTCGCCGTGCATACCGCGCCGCCATGCGCCGGCGCGGCCTCCTGGATCACGTGCGGGTCGTCGGCGGGGGCATCAACCAGGAGGACGGCTCTGCTGCCGCACGCCTCCTGCTGGACGAACCGTCGCTACCGCGCGCCGTGATCGCCTACAACGACGACGTCGCCGCCGGCCTGCTCGAGACGCTCTCCCGAGCTGGGGTTCGCATCCCCCACGACGTCTCCATCATCGGATGGGACGACAGCTCGCTCTCCCGTCTTCCCCATCTCAACCTCACGACTGTCCGTCAGGACGCCGCCCAGATGACCCGCCTGGCCATCGAACGCAGTGCCGCACGACTGGGGGCCCAATCGATCGGGGAGCGGGAACTGGTCCTCTCGCCCACGTTGACCCTTCGCGGCTCGACGGGGCCGGTCACGGCGTGA
- a CDS encoding serine hydrolase domain-containing protein, translating to MDVAPDLVYGDVDEGYGAVADAFCRNFAERGEIGAACVVHRDGRKVVDLWGGYRDGVARKPWASDTVVTMFSTSKGVAAATMAVAHARGLLDHDRAVADYWPEFAQAGKEHVTVRQLLSHQAGLAVIDRPLSVTDLADRAVMADALAAQTPNWAPGSRHGYRGISLGWYEGELLRRIDSRQRTLGRFFAEEIAGPLQLDFFFDLPADLDPDRRAVIHGWKPAELVLHLRQMPPAFVLGFLNPRSLTGRAFTNPAVLGVIDNYNRPDVLTPEIPAANGTGEVRAVSRLYGELATGGAALGLDPASLEALTRPAAPPSGGTKDLVLGVDTHYSLGYIKPFPQFRFGSSAEQAFGTMGTGGSFGFADPDTRIGFAYAMNRTGFRLWDDPRELALRNALYVDVLGERPQLPD from the coding sequence GTGGACGTCGCGCCGGACCTCGTGTACGGCGACGTGGACGAGGGCTACGGCGCGGTCGCCGACGCGTTCTGCCGCAACTTCGCCGAACGGGGCGAGATCGGCGCGGCCTGCGTCGTCCACCGGGACGGCCGGAAGGTCGTCGACCTGTGGGGCGGCTACCGGGACGGCGTCGCCCGGAAGCCCTGGGCGAGCGACACCGTCGTCACGATGTTCTCCACCTCCAAGGGCGTCGCGGCCGCGACGATGGCGGTGGCCCACGCCCGCGGCCTGCTCGACCACGACCGCGCGGTGGCCGACTACTGGCCCGAGTTCGCGCAGGCGGGCAAGGAGCACGTCACCGTCCGCCAGTTGCTGTCCCACCAGGCGGGCCTCGCCGTCATCGACCGCCCGCTCTCAGTGACGGATCTGGCCGACCGGGCCGTCATGGCCGACGCCCTCGCCGCGCAGACGCCCAACTGGGCGCCGGGGAGCCGGCACGGCTACCGCGGGATCTCCCTCGGCTGGTACGAGGGCGAACTGCTGCGCCGGATCGATTCCCGGCAGCGGACCCTCGGGCGGTTCTTCGCCGAGGAGATCGCCGGACCGCTGCAGCTGGACTTCTTCTTCGATCTCCCCGCCGACCTCGACCCCGACCGGCGCGCGGTCATCCACGGCTGGAAGCCGGCCGAGCTCGTCCTGCACCTGCGGCAGATGCCGCCGGCGTTCGTCCTCGGCTTCCTGAACCCGCGGAGCCTGACCGGGCGGGCGTTCACGAACCCCGCCGTCCTCGGGGTGATCGACAACTACAACCGGCCCGACGTGCTGACCCCGGAGATCCCGGCCGCCAACGGCACCGGGGAGGTCCGCGCGGTCTCGCGCCTCTACGGCGAGCTCGCGACCGGCGGAGCGGCGCTGGGGCTGGACCCGGCGTCCCTGGAGGCCCTGACCCGGCCCGCGGCGCCCCCCAGCGGCGGGACGAAGGACCTCGTCCTCGGGGTCGACACGCACTACTCCCTGGGTTACATCAAGCCGTTCCCGCAGTTTCGCTTCGGCTCCTCCGCCGAGCAGGCGTTCGGCACCATGGGAACCGGCGGCTCCTTCGGGTTCGCCGACCCCGACACCCGCATCGGGTTCGCCTACGCGATGAACCGGACCGGCTTCCGGCTCTGGGACGACCCCCGCGAGCTGGCCCTGCGCAACGCCCTCTACGTCGACGTCCTCGGTGAACGACCGCAACTGCCGGACTGA